A genomic region of Desulfosarcina ovata subsp. ovata contains the following coding sequences:
- the rpmF gene encoding 50S ribosomal protein L32 — protein sequence MAVPKHKTSKSKRDKRRTHKKIGAPVVSTCPECGEAKLPHHACPECGEYNGKSAITPGEE from the coding sequence ATGGCCGTACCAAAGCACAAGACATCCAAGTCAAAACGGGATAAACGACGCACCCACAAAAAGATTGGCGCACCTGTCGTCAGCACCTGCCCGGAATGTGGCGAAGCCAAACTTCCCCACCACGCTTGCCCGGAATGCGGTGAATACAACGGAAAAAGCGCAATCACCCCCGGCGAGGAATAG
- the gltX gene encoding glutamate--tRNA ligase: MDPIITRFPPSPTGYLHVGGARTALFNWLYARHNNGKFVLRIEDTDTVRSTQASVDAIFDAMQWLELDWDDGPYFQTQRFDIYREYLQKLIDSGDAYYCTCTPEEVDAMRQKAKAAGAKPKYDGRCRERGLGPSGNAVIRFKSPLSGTTVVEDVIKGNIVFQNTEQDDFVICRSDGTPTYNFVVVVDDITMGINTIIRGDDHVMNTPKQILLYKALKATLPVFGHVPMVLGKDKTRLSKRHGAMSVTAYRDMGFLPDAFINYLARLGWSYGDQEFFTRQELVEKFSLKNIGRSPGVFDPDKLTALNADHIRAASIRQLAPRVIPFFKQKGYAAQEGEYLDGVIDTLHARSKTLVEMAEGAHFYYRDDVRPYEEKAAKKFLKPAVTPVLARLAELLEELPDLTEKAQEEAFKQVMDETGLGFGKIAQPVRVALTGTTVSPGIFEMIAVLGKARVLSRLKAAIEFMESAA; the protein is encoded by the coding sequence ATGGATCCCATCATTACCCGATTCCCTCCCAGCCCAACGGGATACCTGCACGTTGGGGGGGCGCGGACGGCTCTGTTTAACTGGCTTTATGCGCGCCATAACAATGGCAAATTTGTCTTGCGAATCGAAGATACCGATACGGTCCGCTCAACCCAGGCTTCCGTGGATGCCATTTTCGATGCCATGCAGTGGCTGGAGCTGGACTGGGACGATGGGCCGTATTTTCAGACCCAGCGTTTCGATATTTACCGCGAATATCTGCAGAAACTGATTGATTCGGGTGACGCCTACTACTGTACCTGCACGCCCGAAGAGGTGGATGCCATGCGCCAGAAGGCCAAGGCCGCCGGCGCAAAACCCAAATATGACGGTCGCTGCCGTGAGCGCGGGCTGGGCCCCTCGGGCAATGCGGTGATCCGGTTCAAATCGCCACTTTCGGGAACGACCGTGGTGGAGGATGTGATCAAGGGCAATATCGTTTTTCAGAACACCGAACAGGACGATTTTGTCATCTGCCGCAGCGACGGGACACCCACATACAACTTTGTGGTGGTGGTGGACGACATCACCATGGGGATCAACACGATTATCCGGGGGGATGACCACGTGATGAACACCCCCAAACAGATCCTTTTATACAAGGCCCTCAAGGCAACGCTGCCCGTCTTTGGACATGTGCCCATGGTGCTGGGCAAGGACAAGACGCGCCTTTCCAAGCGGCATGGCGCCATGTCGGTGACGGCTTACCGGGATATGGGCTTTCTGCCCGACGCCTTTATCAACTATCTGGCGCGGTTGGGATGGTCTTACGGCGACCAGGAATTTTTTACCCGGCAGGAGCTGGTGGAAAAATTCAGCCTGAAAAATATCGGTCGATCGCCCGGCGTGTTCGACCCGGACAAGTTGACCGCCCTCAATGCCGATCACATCCGGGCCGCATCGATCCGGCAGTTGGCCCCTCGTGTGATTCCTTTTTTCAAACAGAAAGGTTACGCCGCTCAAGAGGGAGAATACCTGGACGGGGTTATCGACACCCTGCACGCTCGCAGCAAGACGTTGGTGGAGATGGCCGAGGGGGCCCATTTCTACTATCGCGACGATGTGCGCCCTTACGAGGAAAAGGCGGCCAAAAAATTTCTCAAGCCGGCGGTGACGCCGGTCCTGGCGCGGCTTGCCGAACTGCTGGAAGAACTCCCCGACTTGACCGAGAAAGCCCAGGAGGAGGCCTTTAAACAAGTTATGGATGAGACCGGCCTGGGGTTCGGTAAGATTGCCCAGCCGGTGCGGGTGGCACTGACCGGAACTACCGTCAGTCCGGGAATCTTCGAGATGATTGCGGTGTTGGGCAAGGCACGGGTGCTGAGCCGTCTCAAGGCGGCCATCGAATTTATGGAGTCGGCCGCCTGA
- a CDS encoding FG-GAP repeat domain-containing protein has protein sequence MLDTRLTEQGRSRVVFAPDVETGSGFDADYIIDGTILIFGAQVSTDVKLINADTGMVELSFDETGSKKGDVIKHVDLFADSVRTRILGLSPVAGPATSVPTTATAPAAQAFNQGPAMLSSQVIWRGPFLKKTIDSLQVQDIDNDGKDEILILAENVLEIYRREGGRLMPISKNKIDEINVRCYFLDAIDLDKDGRKEICVTGVNESQLRAASSIYRLENGELLKLLGPVNYLFRVVDAATGPMLLGQKTLGDDSRKLKTPVVELEFGQGGQSLVPAGKSFPFADNVFGLAFGDFMNNGEEIAAVLDLKGIISLYSQEGRELYRSSDEYGGSAAYIEYKGMRYNKDDGFQLDRIFFQQRIFAADVNGDGKTGLVVVKNSDTARGLLTSTRFYRKSHIDELLWNELGFIVLDKGQNVSGYISDFSLGDTNADGKTEVVFSVVSPAKILKDSRSQIFSKQRS, from the coding sequence ATGCTTGATACACGGCTCACCGAACAAGGGCGGTCAAGGGTTGTGTTTGCACCGGATGTTGAAACAGGCAGCGGGTTCGATGCCGATTATATCATCGATGGTACTATTTTAATTTTCGGTGCGCAGGTGAGCACGGACGTTAAGCTGATAAACGCGGATACCGGCATGGTTGAGCTGAGCTTCGATGAGACGGGAAGCAAAAAGGGGGATGTCATCAAGCATGTCGACCTTTTTGCAGATAGCGTCAGAACCCGCATATTGGGACTTTCTCCGGTTGCGGGGCCGGCCACATCGGTTCCAACGACTGCAACGGCGCCCGCTGCGCAAGCATTCAATCAAGGGCCGGCCATGCTCTCTTCCCAGGTTATTTGGCGGGGACCGTTTCTGAAAAAAACAATTGATAGCCTTCAGGTACAGGACATCGACAATGACGGGAAAGATGAAATCCTCATCCTGGCTGAAAACGTGCTTGAGATTTACCGGCGTGAAGGCGGGCGCCTGATGCCGATATCTAAAAATAAAATAGATGAAATCAATGTCCGTTGCTATTTTTTGGACGCCATCGACTTGGATAAGGACGGTCGAAAGGAAATTTGTGTTACCGGAGTAAATGAAAGCCAGTTGCGGGCCGCTTCTTCGATTTACCGGTTGGAAAACGGGGAGCTATTGAAGCTGCTGGGGCCGGTAAACTATCTTTTCAGGGTCGTGGATGCTGCAACGGGTCCCATGCTGCTGGGCCAGAAAACACTGGGAGATGATTCTCGGAAACTGAAAACCCCCGTGGTTGAACTCGAATTTGGGCAAGGCGGGCAGAGCCTTGTTCCCGCCGGTAAATCCTTTCCTTTTGCCGACAATGTGTTCGGTCTTGCTTTTGGTGATTTCATGAACAACGGGGAGGAGATTGCCGCTGTTCTCGACCTTAAGGGGATTATTTCACTCTATTCCCAGGAAGGCAGGGAATTGTACCGGAGCAGTGACGAATATGGCGGGTCCGCCGCCTATATTGAATACAAAGGCATGCGTTATAACAAGGACGATGGATTTCAGTTGGATCGCATCTTTTTTCAGCAGCGGATTTTTGCAGCGGACGTGAATGGGGATGGGAAGACCGGGTTGGTTGTGGTAAAAAACAGCGACACGGCAAGAGGCCTGCTGACAAGCACACGATTTTACAGGAAGAGTCATATCGATGAACTCCTTTGGAATGAACTCGGGTTCATCGTTCTGGATAAAGGCCAGAACGTGTCCGGATATATCAGCGATTTCAGCCTTGGCGATACGAATGCAGACGGTAAGACAGAAGTGGTGTTCTCCGTGGTTTCGCCTGCAAAAATCTTAAAGGACAGCCGAAGCCAGATTTTTTCAAAGCAGAGATCGTAA
- the gatB gene encoding Asp-tRNA(Asn)/Glu-tRNA(Gln) amidotransferase subunit GatB — protein sequence MEFIPVIGLEVHAQLKTRTKIFCSCSTAFGAPPNTHTCPVCLGMPGSLPVLNKKVVDYTIKMALATGCTVQSESRFARKNYFYPDLPKGYQISQYELPIATGGHLDIDVDGQALRIGITRIHMEEDAGKLIHDPDRPISRVDLNRTGTPLMEIVSEPDIRSPEAAGEYLRQLRTILRYLDISDGNMEEGSFRCDANVSIMPKGATEFGTRTEVKNLNSFKHVEKALYYEIARQKELLLDGGEVVQETRLWQPDKGQTVSMRGKEDAHDYRYFPDPDLLPLVVDNNWVERMRGEMPELPAQRKARYEADFGLPAADARVLTGSRELADYFEACLTAYNQPKTVANWIMGDLLGLLNARGLEIENSPITPDGLAGLLELLDSDVISGKIAKTVFEAMADTGKPAKAIVEEKGLVQVSDTSTIDPIIDSIVAANPDEVERYRGGQKKLIGFFVGQVMKATKGKANPKVVNEILMKKLK from the coding sequence ATGGAATTTATCCCTGTCATCGGCCTTGAAGTCCACGCCCAACTGAAAACCCGCACCAAAATTTTCTGCAGCTGTTCGACCGCCTTTGGTGCCCCCCCCAATACGCACACCTGCCCGGTATGCCTGGGGATGCCCGGGTCCTTGCCGGTGTTGAACAAAAAAGTGGTCGACTACACCATTAAAATGGCCCTGGCCACGGGTTGCACCGTGCAATCGGAAAGCCGCTTCGCCCGCAAAAACTATTTCTATCCGGACCTGCCCAAGGGATACCAGATTTCTCAGTACGAACTGCCCATCGCCACGGGCGGCCACCTGGACATCGACGTCGATGGCCAGGCCCTACGCATCGGCATTACGCGCATTCACATGGAAGAGGATGCCGGGAAACTGATCCACGATCCGGATCGTCCCATCAGCCGCGTCGACCTCAACCGCACCGGCACCCCGCTGATGGAAATCGTCAGCGAGCCGGATATCCGCAGCCCCGAGGCCGCCGGAGAATACCTGCGCCAATTGCGCACCATCCTGCGCTATCTGGATATCAGCGACGGCAACATGGAAGAGGGCAGTTTCCGCTGCGACGCCAACGTCTCCATCATGCCCAAGGGTGCCACCGAATTCGGCACCCGCACCGAAGTCAAAAACCTTAATTCGTTCAAGCATGTAGAAAAGGCATTGTATTACGAAATTGCCCGCCAAAAGGAACTCCTTCTGGATGGGGGCGAGGTCGTGCAGGAAACCCGGCTGTGGCAACCGGATAAAGGCCAGACCGTATCCATGCGCGGCAAGGAAGACGCCCACGATTACCGGTACTTCCCCGACCCGGATCTTTTGCCCCTGGTGGTCGACAATAATTGGGTCGAACGCATGCGCGGCGAGATGCCTGAACTGCCCGCCCAGCGCAAGGCCCGCTACGAGGCCGACTTCGGCTTGCCCGCCGCCGATGCCCGGGTTCTGACCGGAAGCCGTGAGTTGGCGGACTATTTCGAAGCCTGCCTGACCGCATACAACCAGCCCAAAACCGTAGCCAACTGGATCATGGGCGACCTACTGGGCCTGCTCAACGCCAGGGGCCTGGAGATCGAGAACTCCCCCATCACCCCCGACGGTCTCGCCGGCCTGCTTGAACTTCTGGATAGTGATGTGATCAGCGGAAAAATCGCCAAGACCGTATTCGAAGCCATGGCCGACACCGGCAAGCCGGCCAAGGCCATTGTGGAGGAAAAGGGATTGGTGCAGGTCTCCGACACATCGACCATTGATCCCATTATCGATTCGATCGTTGCGGCCAATCCCGACGAGGTCGAGCGCTACCGCGGCGGCCAGAAAAAACTGATCGGCTTTTTCGTCGGCCAGGTGATGAAGGCAACCAAAGGCAAGGCCAACCCAAAGGTGGTAAACGAGATCCTGATGAAGAAGCTAAAGTAG
- a CDS encoding enoyl-CoA hydratase/isomerase family protein: MPESVLVASLDHHIGEITLNRPSSLNTFTLTLASELNQALLQLDGDPAVRVLIIKGAGKAFCAGIDVSDFSDKSTMDYREWIECMETPLVTISRMKKPVIAQVHGVAAANGAGLVAAADLAIAAETAGMGLTAINVGLNCVGPVVPVSRSVGRKRAMELLLYGELIKAPQALDMGLVNKVVPAADLEMEARRWAAVLAAKSPLAVQNAKSAFYAAADLEYDKAFNYMNEAFARLCSTADAKEGVSAFLEKRTPTWKEK, encoded by the coding sequence ATGCCAGAAAGCGTTTTGGTTGCATCTCTGGATCATCACATCGGTGAAATTACCCTCAATCGTCCGAGTAGTCTCAACACCTTCACCCTCACCCTGGCATCGGAACTGAACCAGGCGCTACTTCAACTGGATGGGGACCCGGCGGTGCGGGTGCTCATTATCAAGGGTGCGGGCAAAGCTTTTTGCGCGGGTATCGATGTGTCCGATTTCTCGGATAAAAGCACCATGGATTACCGCGAATGGATCGAGTGCATGGAAACGCCCCTGGTGACCATCAGCCGGATGAAAAAACCGGTCATCGCCCAGGTCCATGGGGTGGCGGCCGCCAATGGGGCTGGCCTGGTGGCGGCCGCTGACCTGGCCATCGCCGCTGAGACGGCCGGTATGGGGCTGACCGCGATCAACGTTGGGCTGAATTGCGTGGGCCCGGTGGTTCCGGTTTCCCGCTCGGTGGGGCGCAAACGGGCCATGGAGCTGTTGCTTTACGGTGAGTTGATCAAGGCGCCGCAAGCGCTGGATATGGGGCTTGTCAACAAAGTGGTCCCGGCCGCCGACCTGGAGATGGAAGCCCGTCGCTGGGCCGCCGTACTGGCTGCCAAAAGCCCGCTTGCCGTGCAGAATGCCAAATCGGCGTTTTATGCCGCCGCCGACCTCGAGTACGACAAGGCCTTCAATTACATGAATGAAGCCTTTGCCCGGCTCTGCTCCACAGCTGATGCCAAGGAGGGGGTGTCGGCATTTTTGGAAAAGCGGACACCGACGTGGAAGGAGAAGTAA
- the dnaK gene encoding molecular chaperone DnaK, whose translation MSKTIGIDLGTTNSCVAIMDGGDALVINNADGGRTTPSMVAITGSAERLVGQVAKRQAVTNPQNTVFGVKRLIGRKYDAPEVSNDRKNLPYEISPADNGDVRITLNGRQYSPAEISSYILADLKKSAEAYLGETITDAVITVPAYFNDSQRQATKDAGKIAGLNVQRIINEPTAASLAYGLDKKKEEKIAVFDLGGGTFDVSIMEIGDGVFEVKATNGDTHLGGEDFDLRLIDYLADEFKREQGIDLRGDKMALQRLKEAAEKAKMELSSAMETDINLPFITADASGPKHLNVKVTRAKLESLVDDLLKRLEGPCQTALKDAGFSGSDINEVILVGGMTRMPAVQQRVKTIFGKEPNKGVNPDEVVAMGAAIQGAVLEGDVSDVLLLDVTPLSLGIETLGGVMTKLIQKNTTIPTRQSQVFSTAEDNQPAVTVHVLQGEREMAGDNKTLGRFELTGIPPAPRGTPQIEVTFDIDANGIVEVSAKDNASGKAQSIRITSSSGLSKEEIERLVKDAELNADADQRKKERVEVKNHADALIYQTQKSMDEMGANVDGALRMEIDDAVANLKQALKGDDTDQIRTLTEVLTRASHKLAESVYQQQAGPKGDGSQAGQGGGQARSNASKDDDVVDAEFQEVA comes from the coding sequence ATGAGTAAAACCATCGGAATCGATCTGGGAACAACCAATTCATGTGTTGCCATTATGGACGGCGGCGATGCATTGGTAATCAACAATGCCGACGGCGGGCGGACCACCCCGTCAATGGTGGCCATTACCGGCAGCGCAGAACGCCTGGTGGGGCAGGTGGCCAAGCGCCAGGCGGTGACCAACCCGCAGAATACGGTTTTTGGCGTAAAACGGCTGATTGGCCGCAAGTACGATGCCCCTGAAGTGAGCAACGACAGGAAAAACCTGCCCTACGAGATCAGCCCGGCGGACAACGGTGACGTACGGATCACCTTGAATGGGCGTCAATACAGCCCGGCGGAGATCTCTTCGTATATTCTGGCCGATCTCAAAAAATCCGCCGAGGCCTACCTGGGAGAAACGATCACCGACGCCGTCATTACCGTGCCGGCCTATTTCAATGACAGCCAGCGCCAGGCCACCAAAGACGCCGGCAAGATCGCCGGCTTGAATGTTCAACGGATCATCAACGAACCCACGGCAGCCTCACTGGCCTATGGCCTGGACAAGAAGAAAGAAGAAAAAATCGCCGTTTTCGACCTGGGCGGCGGCACGTTTGATGTCTCCATCATGGAGATCGGCGACGGTGTCTTCGAGGTCAAGGCCACCAATGGCGACACCCATCTGGGTGGAGAGGATTTCGACCTGCGCCTGATCGACTACCTGGCCGACGAATTCAAACGGGAGCAGGGAATCGATTTGCGTGGTGACAAGATGGCCCTGCAGCGCCTCAAGGAAGCCGCCGAAAAAGCCAAAATGGAACTCTCCAGCGCCATGGAGACGGATATCAATCTGCCATTTATTACCGCCGATGCCAGCGGCCCCAAACATTTGAATGTCAAGGTTACCCGAGCCAAACTGGAATCCCTGGTGGATGATCTCCTGAAGCGCCTGGAGGGTCCTTGCCAAACGGCCCTCAAGGACGCCGGATTTTCCGGCAGCGACATCAACGAGGTTATTCTGGTGGGGGGCATGACCCGCATGCCGGCCGTACAGCAGCGTGTGAAGACGATTTTCGGCAAGGAACCCAACAAAGGTGTCAACCCCGATGAGGTGGTGGCCATGGGGGCCGCGATTCAGGGCGCCGTTCTGGAAGGCGATGTCAGCGATGTGCTGCTGCTGGATGTGACGCCGCTCTCCCTGGGGATCGAGACCCTGGGCGGCGTGATGACCAAGTTGATCCAGAAAAACACGACCATTCCCACCCGTCAGAGCCAGGTTTTCTCCACGGCCGAGGATAACCAGCCGGCGGTGACGGTGCATGTGCTCCAGGGTGAGCGGGAAATGGCCGGTGACAACAAGACCCTTGGCCGTTTCGAACTCACCGGTATCCCGCCGGCACCGCGGGGCACCCCACAAATTGAGGTGACCTTTGACATCGATGCCAACGGTATCGTGGAGGTTTCGGCCAAGGACAATGCCAGCGGAAAGGCCCAAAGCATTCGGATTACCTCCTCATCGGGTCTCTCCAAGGAAGAGATCGAGCGCTTGGTCAAGGACGCGGAACTGAATGCCGATGCCGACCAGCGGAAGAAAGAACGGGTCGAGGTTAAGAATCATGCCGATGCCCTGATCTACCAGACCCAGAAGTCCATGGACGAGATGGGGGCCAATGTGGACGGCGCCCTGCGCATGGAGATCGACGATGCCGTGGCCAATCTCAAACAGGCTCTCAAAGGTGACGACACCGACCAGATCCGTACGCTGACCGAGGTGCTCACGCGCGCTTCGCATAAGCTGGCGGAATCCGTGTACCAACAGCAGGCCGGCCCGAAGGGCGATGGATCGCAGGCCGGGCAGGGCGGTGGCCAGGCACGGTCGAACGCCTCCAAGGATGACGATGTGGTT